A part of Candidatus Palauibacter scopulicola genomic DNA contains:
- a CDS encoding UvrD-helicase domain-containing protein, producing the protein MRGLRLNPEQRNAVEHGEGPLLVLAGAGSGKTRVLTARAARLIEEGLEPTRLLAVTFTNKAAGEMRERIEGLIGRSTRGLWIGTFHSVAARLLRTEAPHTSRTRAFTIYDEDDSIRTLRDVMESVGYDPKRWAPRALRGRISSAKNALLGPAEYESEAFDLISEVVAKVYPAYQRELERRNAYDFDDLLFETVQLLETVDGVQDRYAARFAHVLVDEYQDTNHAQYRMVKALASKHGNLCVVGDDDQAVYGWRGADIRNILDFEADFQGAHVVRLERNYRSTGSILEVANAVISRNLARKPKRLHTEREAGDPIEVVRCDDERAEAAWVSSRIEAGRDTRGLNEFAVLYRTNAQSRAFEEAFRRSGIPYRIVGGVPFYERREVKDVIAYLRLLVNPADDAAFLRAVGWPRRGVGAKSLERLGELARAGGGAGEAVEPLAAVAARARHEDGIPRAAARGLRRFAGGLADLRASLPDTGAREALEACVAVFGLATALAEEEDGADRLENVSELFAAAEVFERDDVEDPDDEATDLELFLQSVSLRSDLDEADFDGEAVTMITLHNAKGLEFPVVFLGGLEEGLFPLSRAMEAPGGLEEERRLFYVGVTRAMDRLSLTYADHRWRAGMASRSAPSSFIDELPEEHVLPRLAAPRRGRWRAHDARGAGRRPAGGAEPRGRSFAWQRRLDRGSGRAVGSGADGASGAPGELEYDYDDSQVPLSLGPGVRVVHPRFGAGEVLQVYGFGREAKADIAFEKVGRKKVVVAYAGLRPA; encoded by the coding sequence GTGAGGGGACTCCGCCTCAACCCGGAGCAGCGGAACGCCGTCGAACACGGCGAAGGGCCGCTGCTGGTCCTCGCCGGCGCGGGCTCCGGGAAGACGCGGGTGCTCACGGCGCGGGCCGCCCGCCTCATCGAGGAGGGGCTGGAGCCCACGCGCCTCCTCGCCGTCACCTTCACGAACAAGGCCGCCGGCGAGATGCGGGAACGGATCGAGGGGCTCATCGGTCGTTCCACGCGGGGCCTGTGGATCGGCACGTTCCACTCGGTCGCCGCGCGCCTCCTTCGCACCGAGGCCCCGCACACCTCCCGCACGCGCGCCTTCACGATCTACGACGAGGACGACTCCATTCGCACGCTCAGGGATGTGATGGAGTCGGTGGGTTACGACCCCAAACGCTGGGCCCCCCGAGCGCTGCGCGGCCGGATCTCCAGCGCGAAGAACGCGCTCCTGGGTCCGGCGGAGTACGAGTCGGAGGCCTTCGACCTGATCTCGGAGGTCGTGGCGAAAGTCTATCCCGCGTACCAGCGCGAACTCGAGCGCCGCAACGCCTACGACTTCGACGACCTCCTGTTCGAGACCGTGCAGCTGCTCGAGACGGTCGACGGCGTGCAGGATCGCTACGCCGCCCGCTTCGCCCACGTGCTCGTGGACGAATACCAGGACACGAACCACGCCCAGTACCGGATGGTCAAGGCGCTGGCCTCGAAACACGGGAACCTCTGCGTCGTGGGGGACGATGATCAGGCGGTGTACGGATGGCGCGGGGCGGACATCCGGAACATCCTCGACTTCGAGGCCGACTTCCAGGGCGCGCACGTCGTGCGGCTGGAGCGGAATTACCGCTCGACGGGGTCGATTCTCGAGGTCGCGAACGCCGTCATCTCCCGCAACCTGGCCAGGAAACCGAAGCGGCTGCACACGGAGCGGGAGGCCGGCGATCCGATCGAGGTCGTCCGCTGCGATGACGAGCGGGCGGAGGCGGCGTGGGTATCGTCACGGATCGAGGCGGGCCGTGACACCCGGGGCCTGAACGAGTTTGCGGTGCTGTACCGCACGAACGCGCAGTCGCGGGCCTTCGAGGAGGCGTTCCGGCGGTCCGGCATCCCGTACCGGATCGTGGGAGGCGTCCCCTTCTACGAGCGTCGCGAGGTGAAGGACGTCATCGCCTACCTGCGCCTGCTCGTGAACCCGGCGGACGACGCCGCGTTCCTGCGCGCCGTGGGGTGGCCGAGGCGCGGCGTCGGAGCGAAGAGCCTCGAGCGGCTGGGGGAACTCGCCCGTGCGGGCGGCGGCGCGGGCGAAGCCGTGGAACCCCTGGCGGCGGTCGCGGCGCGGGCGCGGCACGAAGACGGCATTCCGAGGGCGGCGGCGCGCGGCCTGAGGCGGTTCGCGGGCGGACTCGCCGACCTGCGGGCTTCGCTCCCCGACACCGGCGCCCGGGAAGCGCTCGAGGCCTGCGTCGCGGTCTTCGGCCTGGCCACGGCGCTGGCGGAGGAGGAGGACGGCGCGGATCGCCTGGAGAACGTGAGCGAACTGTTCGCGGCGGCGGAGGTGTTCGAGCGCGACGATGTGGAGGACCCCGACGACGAAGCCACGGATCTCGAGTTGTTCCTGCAGTCCGTGTCGCTGCGCTCCGACCTCGATGAGGCCGACTTCGACGGTGAGGCGGTGACGATGATCACGCTGCACAACGCGAAGGGACTCGAGTTCCCGGTGGTCTTCCTGGGCGGGCTGGAGGAGGGCCTGTTTCCGCTCTCGAGGGCGATGGAGGCGCCCGGAGGGCTGGAAGAAGAACGGCGCCTCTTCTACGTGGGGGTGACGCGCGCGATGGACCGGCTGAGCCTGACGTACGCGGACCACCGCTGGCGGGCGGGGATGGCGAGCCGCTCGGCCCCCTCGAGCTTCATCGACGAACTCCCGGAGGAACACGTGCTTCCGCGGCTTGCGGCGCCGCGCCGGGGGCGGTGGCGTGCGCACGACGCCCGCGGGGCCGGCCGCCGGCCGGCGGGTGGAGCCGAGCCGCGAGGCCGCTCCTTCGCCTGGCAGAGGCGTCTGGACCGAGGCTCGGGCCGCGCGGTCGGCTCCGGCGCGGATGGAGCGTCGGGAGCGCCGGGCGAACTCGAGTATGACTACGACGACTCGCAGGTGCCGCTTTCGCTCGGCCCGGGCGTACGCGTCGTGCATCCGCGCTTCGGGGCCGGCGAGGTGCTGCAGGTGTACGGCTTCGGGAGGGAGGCCAAGGCCGACATCGCGTTCGAGAAGGTCGGTCGGAAGAAGGTCGTCGTCGCGTACGCGGGGTTGCGCCCCGCCTAG
- a CDS encoding DUF948 domain-containing protein, which produces MTTYEIAVVAGMAVWLIVALAILIVLLHAIRLLRETREPLGRISGTVTDLSDRLKPVLHNVEQASDQARRIAGRLRDDADGVGQALQSASESTGRMVDLVEERVVEVAALLAVVQEEAEETFLTTASLLRGLRRGKDNVSTAKRVVRALGDRGGD; this is translated from the coding sequence GTGACCACATACGAGATCGCGGTCGTGGCCGGGATGGCGGTTTGGCTCATTGTCGCGCTGGCGATTCTCATCGTCCTCCTGCACGCGATCCGCCTCTTGCGCGAAACCCGCGAGCCGCTGGGACGGATCTCCGGCACGGTCACCGACCTCAGCGACCGCCTCAAGCCCGTGCTGCACAACGTCGAACAGGCAAGCGACCAGGCCCGGCGCATCGCGGGCCGGCTCCGGGACGACGCGGACGGCGTGGGCCAGGCGCTGCAGAGCGCAAGCGAGTCCACCGGCCGCATGGTCGACCTGGTCGAGGAGCGGGTGGTGGAGGTCGCGGCGCTGCTGGCCGTCGTCCAGGAGGAGGCCGAAGAGACGTTCCTCACGACAGCCTCCCTGCTGCGCGGACTCCGGCGCGGCAAGGACAACGTATCGACCGCGAAGCGGGTCGTGCGGGCGCTGGGGGATCGCGGCGGAGACTGA